A region of Streptomyces cinnamoneus DNA encodes the following proteins:
- a CDS encoding PhzF family phenazine biosynthesis protein has product MTETLDPSCASLGLRVLNVFRGTSGGGGNPLGVVTNGAACPGEERRRALAARLGYSETIFIDDAERGVVDIHTPSVRLPFAGHPLVGAAWLLGPGVSVLRPPAGEVAVRREGEVIWVRGRAEWAPGRRTEQYGSVAEVDALPAPPPGEGWLYAWAWQDEKAGVVRARGFPRRGDSVVEDEATGASALVLTDELGRPLDIRQGVASRILTRPHADGTIELGGTVAPAGPAPAV; this is encoded by the coding sequence ATGACGGAAACCCTCGATCCTTCCTGCGCCTCCCTCGGCCTCCGCGTCCTGAACGTCTTCCGCGGCACCTCCGGCGGGGGCGGCAACCCGCTCGGCGTGGTGACGAACGGGGCCGCCTGCCCCGGCGAGGAGCGGCGCCGCGCCCTGGCCGCCCGGCTCGGCTACAGCGAGACGATCTTCATCGACGACGCCGAGCGCGGAGTGGTGGACATCCACACCCCCAGCGTCCGGCTGCCCTTCGCGGGCCACCCCCTGGTGGGCGCCGCCTGGCTGCTCGGCCCCGGGGTGAGCGTCCTGCGCCCGCCGGCCGGCGAGGTGGCCGTGCGCCGCGAGGGCGAGGTGATCTGGGTGCGCGGGCGCGCCGAGTGGGCCCCGGGCCGGCGCACCGAGCAGTACGGATCGGTGGCCGAGGTCGACGCGCTGCCCGCGCCGCCGCCGGGGGAGGGCTGGCTCTACGCCTGGGCCTGGCAGGACGAGAAGGCGGGCGTGGTGCGGGCGCGGGGCTTCCCGCGCCGCGGCGACTCCGTCGTGGAGGACGAGGCGACGGGGGCGTCGGCGCTGGTGCTGACGGACGAGCTGGGGCGCCCCCTCGACATCCGGCAGGGCGTGGCGTCGCGGATCCTGACCCGCCCGCACGCCGACGGCACGATCGAGCTGGGCGGCACGGTCGCGCCGGCGGGCCCGGCGCCGGCGGTGTGA
- a CDS encoding OB-fold nucleic acid binding domain-containing protein — translation MSAVPRSEKPTGRFRRMLDRLSTSQEELRDAELQQDAEATGCTKICDCDDRQIVKVTGTLRTVTLRPRAGVPALEAELFDGSAALDVVWLGRRSIAGIEPGRKLIASGRISMSRGRRVLFNPRYELRPLGQE, via the coding sequence ATGAGCGCCGTACCCCGTTCCGAGAAGCCGACCGGCCGCTTTCGCCGGATGCTGGACCGGCTGTCCACCTCCCAGGAGGAGCTGCGCGACGCCGAGCTTCAGCAGGACGCGGAGGCGACGGGCTGCACGAAGATATGTGACTGCGACGATCGTCAGATCGTCAAGGTCACCGGCACGCTGCGGACCGTCACGCTGCGGCCGCGCGCCGGGGTGCCCGCGCTGGAGGCCGAGCTGTTCGACGGCTCGGCCGCACTCGACGTCGTCTGGCTGGGGCGCCGCTCCATAGCCGGGATAGAGCCCGGCCGTAAGCTGATCGCCTCCGGCCGGATCTCCATGAGCCGCGGCCGGCGGGTGCTGTTCAATCCCCGATACGAACTCCGACCGCTCGGACAGGAGTAG
- a CDS encoding DUF3159 domain-containing protein, producing the protein MPSHDKPTDPQTTHSADSRAATEAALFEAFGGVRGMVETTVPGLVFVAVYTVKRDIHVAAIAALGLSLVLGIARLVRKDTLKHAFSGVFGVAFGAVFAMMSGDAKNFYLPGMLYTLGLAIAYIVTSIAGYPLLGLILGPVFKENLSWRTRNPGRKVAYTKASWAWGLILLAKSAVLFPLYWWGDATQLGWVKVALGIPPMLLSVYLTWIFLAKAPPPIDVFAEMEAAEAAERERKAERERVAQPQPPSY; encoded by the coding sequence TTGCCGTCTCACGACAAGCCGACGGACCCGCAGACGACGCACAGCGCGGACTCGCGCGCGGCCACCGAAGCCGCCCTGTTCGAGGCATTCGGCGGGGTCCGGGGCATGGTGGAGACCACCGTTCCCGGCCTGGTCTTCGTCGCCGTCTACACGGTCAAGCGGGACATCCACGTCGCCGCGATCGCCGCCCTCGGCCTCTCCCTGGTGCTGGGGATCGCGCGGCTGGTGCGCAAGGACACCCTCAAGCACGCCTTCAGCGGCGTCTTCGGGGTCGCCTTCGGCGCCGTCTTCGCGATGATGTCCGGCGATGCCAAGAACTTCTACCTGCCCGGCATGCTCTACACGCTGGGACTGGCCATCGCCTACATCGTCACGTCGATCGCCGGCTACCCCCTGCTGGGCCTGATCCTCGGCCCGGTGTTCAAGGAGAACCTCTCCTGGCGCACCCGCAACCCCGGACGCAAGGTCGCGTACACCAAGGCCAGCTGGGCCTGGGGGCTGATCCTGCTCGCGAAGTCGGCCGTGCTCTTCCCGCTGTACTGGTGGGGTGACGCCACCCAGCTGGGCTGGGTCAAGGTGGCCCTCGGTATCCCGCCGATGCTGCTCTCGGTCTATCTGACCTGGATCTTCCTGGCCAAGGCGCCGCCGCCGATCGACGTGTTCGCCGAGATGGAGGCCGCCGAGGCCGCCGAACGCGAGAGGAAGGCGGAGAGGGAGCGCGTCGCGCAGCCCCAGCCGCCGAGCTACTGA
- a CDS encoding potassium channel family protein, translating into MRVAIAGAGAVGRSIAGELLENGHEVLLIDKAPSAISVERVPLAEWLLADACEITSLDEAALQRCNVVIAATGDDKVNLVVSLLAKTEYGVPRVVARVNNPKNEWLFNEAWGVDVAVSTPRLMSALVEEAVSVGDLVRLLRFSQGDANLVELTLPPEAALAGTRVGDVDWPEDTSLVTIIRGNRVLTPNREDALEAGDELLFVASPAREEQLEDLLSVRREDAASE; encoded by the coding sequence ATGAGGGTTGCTATCGCTGGTGCGGGGGCCGTCGGCCGTTCCATCGCGGGCGAGCTGCTGGAGAACGGGCACGAGGTCCTGCTCATCGACAAGGCGCCGTCCGCCATCTCGGTGGAGCGGGTGCCGCTGGCCGAGTGGCTGCTGGCCGACGCGTGCGAGATCACCTCGCTCGACGAGGCGGCGCTGCAGCGCTGCAACGTGGTGATCGCTGCCACCGGTGACGACAAGGTCAACCTCGTCGTGTCGCTGCTGGCCAAGACCGAGTACGGGGTTCCCCGCGTCGTGGCCCGGGTGAACAACCCGAAGAACGAGTGGCTGTTCAACGAGGCCTGGGGCGTGGACGTCGCCGTCTCCACCCCGCGTCTGATGTCCGCGCTGGTCGAGGAGGCCGTGAGCGTCGGCGACCTGGTGCGCCTGCTGCGCTTCAGCCAGGGCGACGCCAACCTCGTGGAGCTGACCCTGCCGCCCGAGGCGGCGCTGGCCGGCACCCGGGTCGGCGACGTCGACTGGCCGGAGGACACCTCCCTGGTCACGATCATCCGTGGCAACCGCGTCCTCACCCCGAACCGCGAGGACGCCCTCGAAGCCGGTGACGAGCTGCTGTTCGTGGCGTCCCCGGCGCGCGAGGAGCAGCTGGAGGACCTGCTCTCGGTACGCCGCGAGGACGCCGCGTCCGAGTGA
- a CDS encoding potassium channel family protein — translation MHIVIMGCGRVGSALAQTLEQQGHTVAVIDQDPTSFRRLGSGFGGRRVTGVGFDQDTLREAGIEEAGAFAAVSSGDNSNIIAARVAREMFGVQNVAARIYDPRRAEVYQRLGIPTVATVRWTADQMLRRLLPSGAEPLWRDPSGGVQLAEVPVAEAWVGQKVSLLQEETGVRVAFITRLGEAILPTSATVLQEGDLVHAMMRTDEVEKVEAAFSQGPEEAHR, via the coding sequence GTGCACATCGTGATCATGGGGTGCGGGCGGGTGGGCTCGGCCCTCGCCCAGACCCTCGAACAGCAAGGTCACACGGTCGCCGTGATCGACCAGGACCCGACGAGCTTCCGGCGCCTCGGCTCCGGGTTCGGCGGCCGCCGGGTGACGGGGGTCGGCTTCGACCAGGACACCCTGCGTGAGGCGGGCATCGAGGAGGCCGGCGCGTTCGCCGCGGTGAGCAGCGGCGACAACTCCAACATCATCGCGGCCCGGGTGGCGCGCGAGATGTTCGGCGTGCAGAACGTGGCGGCCCGCATCTACGACCCCCGCCGCGCCGAGGTCTACCAGCGGCTGGGCATCCCCACCGTGGCCACCGTCCGGTGGACCGCGGACCAGATGCTGCGCCGCCTGCTGCCGTCCGGCGCGGAGCCGCTGTGGCGCGACCCCAGCGGTGGCGTCCAGCTCGCCGAGGTGCCCGTGGCCGAGGCCTGGGTGGGCCAGAAGGTGAGCCTGCTCCAGGAGGAGACCGGCGTGCGGGTCGCGTTCATCACCCGGCTGGGCGAGGCCATCCTGCCGACGTCGGCGACGGTGCTGCAGGAAGGCGATCTGGTGCACGCGATGATGCGCACCGACGAGGTCGAGAAGGTCGAGGCGGCGTTCTCGCAGGGGCCCGAGGAGGCGCACCGATGA
- the kdpC gene encoding K(+)-transporting ATPase subunit C: MNNSVSNTARLLGAGLRALLVLTVVCGVIYPLVVTGIAQAVFHDKANGSEVTVDGKSVGSERLGQSYNLADRQDKDGNPLPDPRFFQPRVSAAGANTENTQYKIVVSGASNLAADSKVLLKSVEQRRADVAAFNGVRPSSVPVDALTASASGLDPDISPEYARLQAARVAKANGLPQGAVDRLVEDHVDGRILGFMGEERVNVLKLNVALQKLAAKG; the protein is encoded by the coding sequence ATGAACAACTCCGTCAGCAACACGGCCCGCCTGCTGGGTGCGGGGCTGCGCGCCCTGCTCGTCCTCACGGTGGTCTGCGGGGTGATCTACCCCCTGGTGGTCACCGGCATCGCGCAGGCGGTCTTCCACGACAAGGCCAACGGTTCGGAGGTGACGGTGGACGGCAAGTCCGTCGGCTCCGAGCGGCTCGGCCAGAGCTACAACCTTGCGGACCGGCAGGACAAGGACGGCAACCCGCTGCCGGACCCGAGGTTCTTCCAGCCGCGGGTCTCGGCGGCCGGGGCCAACACCGAGAACACCCAGTACAAGATCGTGGTGTCGGGCGCGTCCAACCTCGCCGCCGACAGCAAGGTCCTGCTGAAGTCCGTCGAGCAGCGCCGCGCGGATGTCGCCGCCTTCAACGGCGTCCGGCCGTCGTCGGTGCCGGTGGACGCCCTGACGGCCTCGGCCTCCGGGCTCGACCCGGACATCTCACCGGAGTACGCCCGCCTCCAGGCGGCGCGCGTCGCCAAGGCCAACGGCCTGCCGCAGGGCGCGGTCGACCGGCTCGTCGAGGACCACGTCGACGGACGGATCCTGGGCTTCATGGGCGAGGAGCGCGTCAACGTCCTGAAGCTGAACGTGGCGCTCCAGAAGCTGGCGGCCAAGGGCTAG
- the kdpB gene encoding potassium-transporting ATPase subunit KdpB, translating into MSTTTPVRTEPEGPADDRPQGGEEHGRVSGGLFDPAQLLKSLPDAFRKLDPRVMVKSPVMFVVLIGSVVTTALALRHPGEWFGWAITVWLWLTVLFANLAEAVAEGRGKAQADTLRKAKTDTVARRLNGDTEESVPGTELRVGDLVVCEAGDVIPGDGDVVEGVASVDESAITGESAPVIRESGGDRSAVTGGTKVLSDRIVIKITTKPGETFIDRMINLVEGAARQKTPNEIALNILLASLTIVFLLAVITLQPFAIYAGAEQSMIILAALLVCLIPTTIGALLSAIGIAGMDRLVQRNVLAMSGRAVEAAGDVSTLLLDKTGTITYGNRQASEFVPVKGTMAAEVADAAQLSSLADETPEGRSIVVLAKEKYGLRERHEGELVGAEWVPFTAQTRMSGVDVEGRKVRKGATGSVIAWVEEQGGTVAEDARKLTDDISQAGGTPLLVALEDDKGARVLGVIHLKDVVKEGMRERFDELRAMGIKTVMITGDNPLTAKAIAEEAGVDDFLAEATPEDKMALIKREQAGGKLVAMTGDGTNDAPALAQADVGVAMNTGTSAAKEAGNMVDLDSNPTKLIEIVEIGKQLLITRGALTTFSIANDVAKYFAIIPAMFAVAYPGLDKLNVMGLTSPESAILSAVIFNALIIVALVPLALKGVRYRPMSADSMLRRNLGIYGLGGLIAPFIGIKLIDMLISLIPGIG; encoded by the coding sequence CACGACCACCCCTGTCCGCACCGAGCCCGAGGGCCCCGCGGACGACCGTCCCCAGGGCGGCGAGGAGCACGGCCGGGTCTCCGGCGGCCTCTTCGACCCGGCCCAGCTGCTGAAGTCCCTCCCGGACGCCTTCCGCAAGCTCGACCCCCGGGTGATGGTCAAGTCCCCGGTGATGTTCGTCGTCCTGATCGGCTCGGTGGTCACCACCGCCCTGGCGCTCCGGCACCCCGGCGAGTGGTTCGGCTGGGCGATCACGGTCTGGCTCTGGCTGACCGTCCTCTTCGCCAACCTCGCCGAGGCCGTCGCCGAGGGCCGCGGCAAGGCCCAGGCGGACACCCTGCGCAAGGCCAAGACCGACACGGTGGCCCGGCGCCTGAACGGCGACACCGAGGAGTCGGTGCCCGGCACCGAGCTGCGCGTGGGCGACCTCGTCGTCTGCGAGGCCGGCGACGTCATCCCGGGTGACGGCGACGTCGTCGAAGGGGTGGCCTCCGTCGACGAGTCGGCCATCACGGGCGAGTCGGCCCCCGTCATCCGCGAGTCGGGCGGTGACCGCTCGGCGGTCACCGGCGGCACCAAGGTGCTGTCCGACCGCATCGTCATCAAGATCACGACGAAGCCGGGCGAGACCTTCATCGACCGGATGATCAACCTGGTCGAGGGCGCCGCCCGCCAGAAGACGCCGAACGAGATCGCGCTCAACATCCTGCTCGCCTCGCTCACCATCGTCTTCCTGCTGGCCGTCATCACCCTCCAGCCGTTCGCGATCTACGCGGGCGCCGAGCAGTCGATGATCATCCTGGCGGCGTTGCTCGTCTGCCTCATCCCGACCACCATCGGGGCGCTGCTCTCCGCCATCGGCATCGCGGGCATGGACCGGCTCGTCCAGCGCAACGTCCTGGCGATGTCCGGACGGGCGGTCGAGGCGGCGGGCGACGTCTCGACGCTGCTGCTCGACAAGACCGGCACCATCACCTACGGCAACCGCCAGGCGTCGGAGTTCGTGCCCGTCAAGGGCACGATGGCCGCCGAGGTCGCGGACGCCGCCCAGCTGTCCTCGCTGGCCGACGAGACGCCCGAGGGCCGCTCGATCGTCGTCCTCGCCAAGGAGAAGTACGGCTTGCGCGAGCGCCACGAGGGCGAGCTCGTCGGCGCCGAGTGGGTGCCCTTCACCGCCCAGACCCGTATGTCGGGCGTCGACGTGGAGGGCCGCAAGGTCCGCAAGGGCGCGACCGGTTCGGTCATCGCCTGGGTCGAGGAGCAGGGCGGCACCGTCGCCGAGGACGCCCGCAAGCTCACCGACGACATCTCGCAGGCCGGCGGCACCCCGCTGCTCGTCGCTCTGGAAGACGACAAGGGCGCACGCGTCCTGGGCGTCATCCACCTCAAGGACGTCGTCAAGGAGGGCATGCGCGAGCGCTTCGACGAACTGCGTGCCATGGGCATCAAGACCGTCATGATCACGGGGGACAACCCGCTGACGGCCAAGGCCATCGCGGAGGAGGCCGGCGTCGACGACTTCCTCGCCGAGGCCACGCCCGAGGACAAGATGGCCCTCATCAAGCGCGAGCAGGCCGGCGGCAAGCTCGTGGCGATGACCGGCGACGGTACGAACGACGCGCCCGCGCTCGCCCAGGCGGACGTCGGCGTGGCCATGAACACCGGCACCTCGGCCGCCAAGGAGGCCGGGAACATGGTGGACCTGGACTCCAACCCCACCAAGCTCATCGAGATCGTCGAGATCGGCAAGCAGCTGCTCATCACGCGCGGCGCCCTGACGACCTTCTCGATCGCCAACGACGTGGCGAAGTACTTCGCCATCATCCCGGCGATGTTCGCGGTGGCCTACCCGGGCCTGGACAAGCTCAACGTCATGGGCCTGACCTCGCCGGAGTCGGCGATCCTGTCGGCCGTCATCTTCAACGCGCTGATCATCGTGGCCCTGGTGCCGCTCGCCCTCAAGGGCGTCCGCTACCGCCCGATGAGCGCGGACAGCATGCTCCGCCGCAACCTCGGCATCTACGGACTGGGCGGCCTCATCGCCCCGTTCATCGGCATCAAGCTCATCGACATGCTCATCTCCCTCATCCCTGGCATCGGGTGA
- a CDS encoding putative protein N(5)-glutamine methyltransferase, with amino-acid sequence MSASLTAPSLSALVARLRAAGCVFAEDEADLIASTAASPAEAEAMADRRAAGLPLEHVLGWAAFCGLRIAVDQGVFVPRRRTEFLAGHALALTRPGAVVLDLCCGTGALGAAVAAAVPAVELHAADIDPAAVRCARRNVPDHVGRVYEGDLYAPLPATLRGRVDVLVANGPYVPTEAIGLLPPEARDHEPLVALDGGADGLDVQRRVTAEAARWLAPGGALLVETSERQAQRTAELFTDHGLTPRIVTCDDLYATVVVGELRKTPAR; translated from the coding sequence ATGTCCGCTTCCCTCACCGCCCCTTCCCTTTCCGCCCTCGTCGCCAGGCTGCGCGCCGCCGGCTGTGTCTTCGCCGAGGACGAGGCGGACCTGATCGCCTCCACCGCGGCGTCACCCGCCGAGGCCGAGGCCATGGCGGACCGCCGGGCCGCCGGACTGCCGCTCGAACACGTCCTCGGCTGGGCCGCGTTCTGCGGCCTGCGCATAGCCGTGGACCAGGGCGTCTTCGTCCCCCGCCGCCGCACCGAGTTCCTCGCCGGCCACGCCCTCGCGCTCACCCGGCCGGGAGCCGTCGTCCTCGACCTGTGCTGCGGCACCGGTGCGCTCGGCGCGGCGGTCGCCGCCGCCGTGCCCGCCGTGGAGCTGCACGCCGCCGACATCGACCCGGCGGCGGTGCGCTGCGCCCGCCGCAACGTCCCCGACCACGTCGGCCGCGTGTACGAGGGCGACCTCTACGCGCCCCTGCCCGCCACGCTGCGGGGCCGCGTCGACGTGCTGGTCGCCAACGGGCCGTACGTGCCGACCGAGGCGATCGGGCTCCTGCCCCCCGAGGCCCGTGACCACGAACCCCTGGTCGCGCTCGACGGCGGTGCCGACGGCCTCGACGTCCAGCGCCGCGTGACCGCCGAGGCGGCGCGGTGGCTGGCGCCCGGCGGCGCCCTGCTCGTCGAGACCAGCGAGCGACAGGCACAGCGCACGGCCGAGCTCTTCACGGACCACGGCCTGACGCCGCGGATCGTCACGTGCGACGACCTGTACGCCACCGTCGTCGTCGGCGAGTTGAGAAAAACGCCTGCGCGCTGA
- a CDS encoding response regulator, with product MNRVLVVDDEPQIVRALVINLKARKYEVDAAPDGATALQLAAARHPDVVILDLGLPDMDGVEVIKGLRGWTRVPILVLSARHTSDEKVEALDAGADDYVTKPFGMDELLARLRAAVRRAEPTGPSAAGDDAIVETEAFTVDLAAKKVNRGGKDVRLTPTEWHLLEVLVRNTGRLVSQKQLLQEVWGPSYGTETNYLRVYMAQLRRKLEQDPSHPAHFITEPGMGYRFEG from the coding sequence ATGAACCGGGTGCTCGTGGTGGATGACGAGCCGCAGATCGTCCGCGCTCTCGTGATCAACCTGAAGGCGCGGAAGTACGAGGTCGACGCCGCGCCCGACGGCGCCACCGCCCTCCAGCTCGCCGCCGCGCGCCACCCCGACGTGGTCATCCTCGACCTCGGTCTGCCCGACATGGACGGCGTCGAGGTGATCAAGGGCCTGCGGGGCTGGACCCGGGTGCCGATCCTGGTGCTGTCGGCCCGGCACACCTCGGACGAGAAGGTCGAGGCCCTCGACGCCGGCGCCGACGACTACGTCACCAAGCCGTTCGGCATGGACGAGCTGCTCGCCAGACTCCGCGCCGCGGTGCGCCGGGCGGAGCCGACGGGGCCCTCGGCCGCCGGCGACGACGCCATCGTCGAGACGGAGGCCTTCACGGTCGACCTCGCGGCGAAGAAGGTCAACCGCGGCGGCAAGGACGTGCGGCTCACGCCGACCGAGTGGCACCTGCTGGAGGTGCTCGTCCGCAATACGGGCCGTCTCGTGAGCCAGAAGCAGCTGTTGCAGGAGGTCTGGGGCCCGTCGTACGGGACGGAGACGAACTACCTGCGGGTCTACATGGCGCAGCTGCGGCGGAAGCTGGAGCAGGACCCCTCCCACCCGGCGCACTTCATTACGGAGCCGGGGATGGGATACCGGTTCGAGGGGTGA
- a CDS encoding GNAT family N-acetyltransferase — protein MTELRTAHTSALTAAELAAVRALMDDAFEGDFTDEDWDHTLCGVHALVHDAGELIAHGSLVQRRLLHGGRALRTGYVEAVAVRADRRRQGHGSTVMAALERVLRDGGYQLGALGASDEAVPLYTGRGWRLWRGPASVLAPTGVERTAEEDGCIYVMPVPGVDVDLDGELTCDWRPGDVW, from the coding sequence ATGACCGAGCTGCGCACCGCCCACACCTCCGCCCTCACCGCCGCCGAGCTGGCGGCCGTCCGGGCCCTGATGGACGACGCCTTCGAGGGCGACTTCACGGACGAGGACTGGGACCACACCCTCTGCGGCGTCCACGCGCTGGTCCACGACGCCGGTGAGCTGATCGCCCACGGCTCGCTGGTGCAGCGCCGTCTGCTGCACGGCGGGCGCGCGCTGCGCACGGGCTACGTGGAGGCCGTGGCCGTCCGCGCCGACCGCCGCCGCCAAGGCCACGGCTCGACCGTGATGGCGGCCCTGGAGCGCGTCCTGCGCGACGGCGGGTACCAACTGGGCGCCCTGGGCGCCTCCGACGAGGCGGTCCCGCTGTACACGGGCCGCGGCTGGCGGCTGTGGCGGGGCCCGGCCTCCGTCCTCGCCCCGACCGGCGTCGAACGCACGGCGGAGGAGGACGGCTGCATCTATGTGATGCCGGTTCCTGGCGTGGACGTCGACCTGGACGGGGAGCTGACGTGCGACTGGCGGCCGGGCGACGTGTGGTGA
- a CDS encoding sensor histidine kinase, whose product MGRGNLRIYLGAAPGVGKTYAMLSEAHRRTERGTDVVVGFVEHHGRPRTEVMLHGLEEVPRRELTYRDSCFTEMDVDAVLARRPAVALVDELAHTNVPGSRNTKRWQDVEELLQAGIDVVSTVNIQHLESLGDVVESITGVRQRETVPDEIVRRADQIELVDMSPQALRRRMAHGNIYKPDKVDAALSNYFRPGNLTALRELALLWTADRVDEYLRQYRTDHSVSTIWHARERIVVGLTGGPEGRTLIRRAARMAAKGSGSEILAVYIARSDGLTSASPKELAVQRTLVEDLGGTFHHVIGDDVPASLLEFARGVNATQIVLGSSRRKTWQYVFGPGVGATVARDSGPDLDVHIVTHEEVAKGRGLPVARGARLSRGRTVAGWLVGVGGPALLSLMLTLVVPDLGLANDMLLFLTATVGAALLGGAFPSLASAAFGSLLLNYYFVEPVHQWTITDTKNIVAITIFVLVAISVASVVDVAARRTHQAARLRAESEILSFLAGSVLRGETSLDALLERVRETFGMESVALLERASEVDPWTCASSVVTTDGKPLLRPDDADVEMPVGDNLALALSGRVLPAEDRRVLAAFAAQAAVVLDRQRLVGEAERAQELAEGNRIRTALLAAVSHDLRTPLAAIKAAVTSLRSDDVAWSEEDEAELLAGIEDGADRLDHLVGNLLDMSRLQTGTVTPLIREIDLDEVVPMALGGVPEGSVTLDIPETLPMVAVDPGLLERSVANIVENAVKYSPGGTPVLVAASALGDRVELRVADRGPGVPDSAKDRIFEPFQRYGDAPRGAGVGLGLAVARGFAGAMGGTLAAEDTPGGGMTMVLTLRAAAGRPPVRADLPAQITT is encoded by the coding sequence ATGGGACGCGGGAACCTTCGCATCTACCTCGGCGCGGCGCCGGGCGTCGGAAAGACCTACGCCATGCTCTCCGAGGCGCACCGGCGGACGGAGCGCGGCACCGACGTCGTCGTCGGCTTCGTGGAGCACCACGGCCGGCCGCGCACCGAGGTCATGCTCCACGGCCTGGAGGAAGTGCCCCGCCGCGAGCTGACCTACCGCGACTCGTGCTTCACGGAGATGGACGTCGACGCCGTCCTCGCCCGCCGCCCGGCCGTCGCCCTCGTGGACGAGCTGGCGCACACCAACGTCCCCGGCTCGCGCAACACCAAGCGCTGGCAGGACGTCGAGGAACTGCTCCAGGCCGGCATCGACGTCGTCTCCACGGTCAACATCCAGCACCTGGAGTCGCTGGGCGACGTCGTCGAATCGATCACGGGCGTACGGCAGCGCGAGACCGTGCCCGACGAGATCGTGCGCCGCGCGGACCAGATAGAGCTGGTCGACATGTCGCCGCAGGCACTGCGCCGGCGGATGGCCCACGGCAACATCTACAAGCCGGACAAGGTCGACGCCGCCCTCTCCAACTACTTCCGTCCCGGCAACCTCACCGCGCTGCGCGAGCTGGCCCTGCTGTGGACGGCCGACCGCGTCGACGAGTACCTGCGGCAGTACCGCACCGACCACAGCGTCTCCACCATCTGGCACGCCCGCGAGCGCATCGTCGTCGGCCTGACCGGCGGCCCCGAGGGACGTACGCTCATCCGCCGCGCAGCCCGCATGGCCGCCAAGGGCTCGGGCAGCGAGATCCTCGCCGTCTACATCGCCCGCAGCGACGGCCTGACCTCCGCCTCCCCGAAGGAGCTGGCGGTCCAGCGCACCCTGGTCGAGGACCTGGGCGGCACGTTCCACCACGTCATCGGGGACGACGTGCCGGCCTCGCTGCTGGAGTTCGCCCGCGGGGTCAACGCCACCCAGATCGTGCTGGGCTCCAGCCGCCGCAAGACCTGGCAGTACGTCTTCGGACCCGGCGTGGGCGCGACCGTGGCCCGCGACTCCGGCCCCGACCTCGACGTGCACATCGTCACGCACGAGGAGGTCGCCAAGGGCCGCGGCCTGCCCGTGGCGCGCGGCGCCCGGCTGAGCCGGGGCCGGACCGTGGCCGGCTGGCTGGTCGGCGTCGGCGGCCCGGCGCTGCTCAGCCTGATGCTGACGCTCGTCGTCCCCGACCTCGGGCTCGCCAACGACATGCTGCTGTTCCTGACCGCGACGGTCGGGGCGGCCCTGCTCGGCGGCGCGTTCCCGTCGCTGGCCTCGGCGGCCTTCGGCTCGCTCCTGCTGAACTACTACTTCGTCGAACCCGTCCACCAGTGGACGATCACCGACACCAAGAACATCGTCGCCATCACGATATTCGTCCTCGTCGCGATCTCCGTCGCGTCGGTCGTCGACGTGGCGGCGCGCCGCACCCACCAGGCGGCCCGGCTGCGCGCCGAGTCGGAGATACTCTCCTTCCTCGCCGGCAGCGTCCTGCGCGGCGAGACCAGCCTGGACGCCCTGCTGGAGAGGGTCCGCGAGACCTTCGGCATGGAGTCCGTGGCCCTGCTGGAACGCGCCAGCGAGGTCGACCCCTGGACCTGTGCGAGCAGCGTCGTGACCACCGACGGCAAGCCGCTGCTGCGCCCCGACGACGCCGACGTGGAAATGCCGGTGGGCGACAACCTGGCGCTCGCCCTGTCCGGCCGGGTGCTGCCCGCCGAGGACCGGCGCGTGCTCGCCGCCTTCGCCGCCCAGGCCGCGGTGGTCCTGGACCGCCAGCGGCTGGTGGGGGAGGCCGAGCGGGCCCAGGAGCTCGCCGAGGGCAACCGCATCCGCACCGCCCTCCTCGCGGCCGTCAGCCACGACCTGCGCACCCCGCTCGCCGCCATCAAGGCCGCCGTCACCTCCCTGCGCTCGGACGACGTGGCCTGGTCGGAGGAGGACGAGGCCGAGCTGCTGGCCGGCATCGAGGACGGCGCCGACCGCCTCGACCACCTCGTCGGCAACCTGCTCGACATGTCCCGGCTCCAGACCGGCACCGTGACCCCGCTGATCAGGGAGATCGACCTGGACGAGGTCGTCCCGATGGCCCTGGGCGGGGTGCCCGAGGGCAGCGTCACCCTGGACATCCCGGAGACGCTGCCCATGGTCGCCGTCGACCCCGGCCTGCTGGAGCGCAGTGTCGCCAACATCGTCGAGAACGCCGTCAAGTACAGCCCCGGCGGAACGCCCGTCCTCGTCGCCGCCAGCGCCCTGGGCGACCGCGTCGAGCTCAGGGTCGCCGACCGGGGGCCCGGCGTGCCCGACAGCGCCAAGGACCGGATCTTCGAGCCGTTCCAGCGCTACGGGGACGCGCCGCGCGGTGCCGGGGTCGGGCTCGGCCTCGCCGTCGCGCGCGGCTTCGCCGGGGCCATGGGCGGCACCCTGGCCGCCGAGGACACCCCCGGTGGCGGCATGACCATGGTGCTGACGCTGCGGGCCGCGGCCGGCCGGCCGCCCGTGCGCGCGGACCTCCCGGCCCAGATCACGACGTGA